From a single Glycine soja cultivar W05 chromosome 19, ASM419377v2, whole genome shotgun sequence genomic region:
- the LOC114398997 gene encoding type I inositol polyphosphate 5-phosphatase 2-like, protein MEVENDQKPRRYHQRLRNWFNSKQKEDRPSSFSLNEIQDGVEDESDDYEGNLSLRSLELDPCISTNKLRVFVGTWNVAGRSPVGSLAVDLDEWLNLKNAADIYVLGFQEIVPLKTLTVIGAEDPAVATSWNQLIGKTLNAKFGCPWMTPMQNSSSCDDDDNNYQYVENPNTKGGNNNNRNNDKYTLVASKKMVGVFISVWMREEVLRNHSVSNVRVCSVACGVMGYLGNKGSVAVSMSIEGTSFCFVAAHLASGEKKGDEGRRNHQVAEIFRRTSFSRTTKDHNHFPLTILGHDRIFWFGDLNYRLYLEDNFARHLIRKQDWKALQEFDQLQKELEEGGVFEGWKEGDIEFAPTYKYSSSTTNRYCGSLPSRSGEKQRTPAWCDRILWYGKGVEQLHYFRSESKFSDHRPVSALFSTQIEIKSSNRGLMELHNIPPTMLNPKNGMNRGDEDGKSSLLSLLTKNLQGF, encoded by the exons ATGGAGGTGGAGAATGATCAGAAGCCAAGAAGATATCATCAAAGGCTACGCAATTGGTTCAATAGCAAGCAAAAGGAAGATAGGCCATCATCATTCAGTTTGAATGAAATACAAG ATGGAGTAGAAGATGAAAGTGATGATTATGAGGGCAATCTCTCCCTGCGCTCATTGGAATTAGATCCATGCATTTCAACAAATAAACTAag GGTCTTTGTTGGTACTTGGAATGTTGCTGGAAGATCTCCTGTAGGAAGTTTGGCTGTTGACTTGGATGAGTGGTTGAATCTCAAGAATGCTGCAGATATATATGTTCTTGG GTTTCAAGAGATTGTACCTTTGAAGACCTTAACTGTGATAGGAGCAGAGGATCCAGCTGTGGCAACTAGCTGGAACCAGCTAATAGGAAAAACACTGAATGCCAAGTTTGGATGCCCTTGGATGACACCAATGCAGAATTCTTCATCatgtgatgatgatgacaataattaTCAGTATGTGGAGAATCCAAACACAAAAGgtggcaacaacaacaacagaaatAATGATAAGTACACACTGGTGGCCAGCAAGAAGATGGTTGGAGTGTTCATAAGTGTGTGGATGAGGGAAGAGGTGTTGAGGAATCATAGTGTCTCAAATGTGAGAGTGTGCTCAGTGGCATGTGGGGTGATGGGGTATTTGGGAAACAAAGGATCAGTGGCAGTTAGCATGTCAATTGAAGGGacaagtttttgttttgtagcaGCACACTTAGCATCTGGGGAGAAGAAGGGTGATGAAGGGAGAAGGAACCATCAGGTAGCAGAGATTTTTAGGAGAACATCTTTTTCTAGGACCACAAAAGACCATAATCATTTTCCTCTAACCATCTTAGGCCACGA CCGTATATTCTGGTTCGGGGATCTCAACTATAGGCTATACTTGGAGGACAATTTTGCCAGACATTTGATAAGAAAGCAAGATTGGAAGGCTTTGCAAGAGTTTGACCAGCTCCAGAAAGAACTAGAAGAAGGTGGAGTATTCGAGGGTTGGAAAGAGGGTGACATAGAATTCGCTCCAACATATAAATACTCATCCTCCACTACCAATAGATACTGTGGTAGCCTCCCTAGTAGATCCGGAGAAAAACAAAGAACTCCAGCATG GTGTGATAGAATTCTATGGTATGGTAAAGGAGTGGAGCAACTTCACTATTTTCGGAGTGAAAGCAAGTTCTCTGATCATCGTCCTGTTTCAGCACTTTTCTCTAcacaaattgaaattaaatcatCTAATAGAGGACTGATGGAGTTACATAATATCCCCCCAACAATGTTGAATCCCAAGAAT GGGATGAACAGAGGAGATGAAGACGGAAAATCTTCCTTATTATCATTGTTAACGAAGAATTTACAAGGCTTCTAA